Proteins from a single region of Pseudarthrobacter sp. NIBRBAC000502772:
- a CDS encoding dihydrolipoamide acetyltransferase family protein, with the protein MTLNKFNLPDVGEGLTEAEIVAWKVKPGDTVAINDVLCEIETAKSLVELPSPFAGTVTELLVPEGVTIDVGTAIISVSDAVAGDPTPADVPAPETPVQPLYGKLPADDGGTSGSALAGGPLVGSGPKADAVKRRPRKAAPAAQAGSAAVPAISTSSITENPAVRPVETQSITEAVDNRPTLGGTITGLVNRVLAKPPVRKIARDLGIDLADVVATGSRGEVTREDLVSYQSQRDAELDQAEGFWGKAGKPQDQRIERIPVKGVRKATAKAMVESAFSAPHVSIFVDVDASRTMEFVKRLKASRDFEGIKVSPLLILAKAVIWAAARNPSVNATWVDNVDGTDAAEIQVKHYMNLGIAAATPRGLMVPNIKDAQDLSLKELALALNNLATTARAGKTQPAEMQGGTLTITNIGALGIDTGTPIINPGEVAIVAFGTIKQKPWVLDGEVIPRWITTLGGSFDHRVVDGDLSARFMADVAAILEEPALLLD; encoded by the coding sequence ATGACTCTGAACAAGTTCAACCTGCCCGACGTGGGCGAAGGCCTCACCGAGGCGGAAATCGTCGCCTGGAAGGTCAAGCCAGGGGACACCGTGGCCATCAACGACGTCCTGTGCGAGATCGAGACCGCCAAGTCGCTCGTTGAGCTGCCGTCCCCCTTCGCCGGCACCGTCACCGAACTGCTGGTCCCCGAGGGCGTGACCATCGACGTCGGAACCGCCATCATCAGCGTCTCTGACGCCGTCGCCGGTGACCCGACGCCGGCCGATGTCCCGGCCCCTGAAACTCCCGTCCAGCCCCTGTACGGCAAGCTTCCCGCGGACGACGGCGGCACTTCAGGCAGTGCCCTGGCCGGCGGTCCGCTGGTGGGATCGGGCCCCAAGGCCGACGCCGTCAAGCGCCGTCCCCGGAAGGCGGCACCCGCCGCCCAGGCCGGGTCAGCCGCGGTCCCGGCGATTTCGACAAGCTCAATCACCGAAAACCCGGCGGTCAGGCCTGTCGAGACCCAGTCAATCACCGAAGCCGTCGATAACCGGCCCACCCTCGGCGGAACCATCACAGGCCTCGTGAACCGCGTTCTGGCCAAGCCTCCCGTCCGCAAGATCGCCCGGGATCTGGGGATCGATCTCGCCGATGTGGTGGCCACCGGCTCCCGCGGCGAAGTCACGCGCGAGGACCTGGTCAGCTACCAGTCCCAGCGCGATGCAGAGCTGGACCAGGCCGAGGGCTTCTGGGGCAAGGCTGGCAAGCCCCAGGACCAGCGGATTGAACGGATTCCGGTCAAGGGCGTCCGCAAGGCGACGGCCAAGGCGATGGTGGAGTCGGCTTTCTCCGCGCCGCACGTGAGCATCTTTGTTGATGTTGATGCCAGCCGCACCATGGAATTCGTCAAGCGGCTGAAGGCTTCACGAGACTTTGAGGGAATCAAGGTCTCCCCGCTGCTGATCCTTGCCAAGGCCGTCATCTGGGCTGCCGCCCGGAACCCCAGCGTCAACGCCACCTGGGTGGACAACGTGGACGGGACCGACGCCGCGGAGATTCAGGTCAAGCACTACATGAACCTCGGCATCGCCGCAGCCACCCCGCGCGGGCTGATGGTGCCGAACATCAAGGATGCGCAGGACCTGTCGCTCAAGGAGCTGGCGCTGGCGCTGAACAACCTGGCCACCACGGCCCGGGCGGGCAAGACCCAGCCCGCCGAAATGCAAGGCGGAACGCTCACCATCACCAACATCGGGGCGCTTGGCATTGATACCGGAACGCCGATCATCAACCCGGGTGAAGTGGCCATTGTTGCCTTCGGAACCATCAAGCAGAAGCCCTGGGTCCTGGACGGAGAGGTCATCCCGCGCTGGATCACCACCCTCGGCGGCTCCTTTGACCACCGGGTGGTGGACGGGGACCTGTCCGCCCGCTTTATGGCCGACGTCGCCGCGATCCTTGAGGAGCCAGCGCTCCTGCTGGACTAG
- a CDS encoding universal stress protein: MSGIIVVGVDGSGTAKKAAESARDLAAALGASLHVVSAFDSDRTEVFGTGSDQWIVSDADGAEHVAKTVAEALAGSTKVTYSAARGKPAEALIKEAERLDAKMIVVGNRRMRGIGRVLGSVANSVAHNATCDVYIANTYDAD; the protein is encoded by the coding sequence ATGAGCGGAATTATTGTTGTCGGCGTTGACGGCAGCGGCACCGCCAAGAAGGCCGCCGAATCGGCGCGGGATCTCGCCGCCGCCCTGGGCGCCTCGCTGCACGTCGTCTCAGCCTTCGACAGCGACCGCACCGAGGTCTTCGGCACGGGCAGCGACCAGTGGATCGTTTCCGACGCCGACGGTGCCGAGCATGTTGCCAAGACAGTGGCCGAGGCCCTGGCCGGCTCCACCAAGGTGACCTACTCGGCCGCCCGCGGCAAGCCTGCCGAAGCGCTCATCAAGGAAGCCGAGCGCCTGGACGCCAAGATGATCGTGGTGGGCAACCGGCGGATGCGCGGCATTGGCCGGGTCCTGGGAAGCGTGGCCAACAGCGTGGCCCACAACGCCACCTGCGACGTCTATATCGCCAACACCTACGACGCCGACTAG
- a CDS encoding ABC transporter permease, whose protein sequence is MIRYLAKRGITYVFMIFLTTSAGYFLAVSSLKPALLEQERIPRPTPEQVANSMRLKGLDPDLSPWERYVEWLTGIVTRWDWGRSPNGAFINAEFGDRVWISTRLFLASIVLTLVIGVALGVYSAARQYKFQDRVITSYSYLAYIVPAPIAYFLVQLGAININETVGKRIFFVTGISTPGMQPGWAQFVDMVAHYAVPTIAITLVGWGSYQIAQRQYLLDNVNADFVRTARAKGLTRNQAITRHALRVSFIPVAQSIAFTIPAIFAGGFFAEKIFAWPGVGSWSIDAISLQDVNAATATLAYGSVIFALGAILADFATTLVDPRVRVQ, encoded by the coding sequence ATGATCAGGTACCTCGCCAAGCGCGGCATCACCTACGTCTTCATGATTTTCCTGACCACGTCAGCCGGCTATTTCCTGGCCGTCAGCTCCCTCAAGCCAGCCCTCCTCGAACAGGAGCGGATTCCCCGCCCCACCCCCGAGCAGGTCGCCAATTCCATGCGCCTGAAAGGCCTGGATCCGGACCTCAGCCCATGGGAGCGCTACGTTGAGTGGCTCACCGGGATCGTGACCCGCTGGGACTGGGGACGCAGCCCCAACGGCGCCTTCATCAACGCTGAATTCGGGGACCGCGTCTGGATCTCCACCCGGCTCTTCCTCGCATCCATCGTCCTGACCCTCGTCATCGGCGTCGCCCTCGGGGTCTACTCGGCGGCCCGGCAGTACAAGTTCCAGGACCGGGTGATCACGTCCTACAGCTACCTCGCGTACATCGTGCCCGCCCCCATTGCCTACTTCCTGGTGCAGCTCGGTGCCATCAACATCAACGAAACCGTCGGAAAGCGCATCTTCTTCGTGACAGGCATCTCCACGCCGGGCATGCAACCCGGGTGGGCGCAGTTTGTGGACATGGTGGCCCACTATGCGGTTCCGACGATCGCCATCACGCTCGTCGGCTGGGGTTCGTACCAGATCGCGCAGCGCCAGTACCTGCTGGACAACGTCAATGCGGACTTCGTCCGGACGGCACGGGCCAAGGGGCTCACCCGGAACCAGGCCATCACCAGGCACGCCCTCCGGGTTTCCTTCATCCCGGTCGCCCAAAGCATCGCCTTCACCATCCCGGCCATCTTCGCCGGCGGTTTCTTCGCCGAGAAGATCTTCGCCTGGCCAGGAGTGGGGTCCTGGAGCATTGACGCCATCTCGCTGCAGGATGTGAATGCGGCCACGGCCACCCTCGCCTACGGCTCGGTCATCTTCGCCCTGGGCGCCATCCTCGCCGACTTCGCCACCACGCTTGTTGACCCGAGAGTGAGGGTGCAGTAG
- a CDS encoding ABC transporter permease, which yields MTNLNAVDPAAVAQDAHLENADVVIAKSTIIFRRFMRNKTAVAGLAVFLGLTIFSFVGGFFSPWDKETIDPFNIGMPPSGDHFLGTSQAGIDLYAMTVEGTRISIMIGLIVGLVSVLVAAVYGCTMAYFGGKVDKVMLFVLEALIMMPALLVVAVATSGGGDGLKKNLPSWLLLIIVLLVFSWMGTARLIRSMSMSLMQRDFVKAAQYMGVPPRRIVWRHLVPNIGSLLVLDITRGVTGAILAEVAFSFIGIGIKVPDVSLGVLIGGATSQVQTFPWMFWVPLTVMFLLTGSLAMMNDGLRDAFDPSSSSVGRAKKNSAEKMSK from the coding sequence ATGACCAACCTCAATGCCGTGGATCCGGCAGCAGTGGCGCAGGACGCGCACCTCGAAAATGCCGATGTGGTGATCGCCAAATCCACCATCATTTTCCGCCGCTTTATGCGGAACAAAACTGCCGTCGCCGGGCTGGCGGTTTTCCTGGGCCTGACCATCTTCTCCTTTGTCGGCGGGTTCTTCAGTCCTTGGGACAAGGAGACCATAGACCCCTTCAATATCGGCATGCCGCCTTCCGGCGACCACTTCCTCGGCACCTCGCAGGCCGGCATCGATCTCTACGCCATGACTGTTGAGGGCACCAGGATCTCCATCATGATCGGCCTGATTGTGGGCCTCGTATCCGTCCTGGTTGCCGCGGTCTATGGCTGCACCATGGCCTATTTCGGCGGCAAAGTGGACAAGGTGATGCTCTTCGTCCTGGAGGCCCTCATTATGATGCCCGCCCTGCTGGTGGTGGCAGTGGCCACCAGCGGCGGAGGGGACGGCCTGAAGAAGAACCTCCCCAGCTGGCTCCTGCTGATCATCGTGCTCCTCGTGTTCAGCTGGATGGGGACCGCGCGGCTTATCCGCTCGATGTCCATGTCGCTGATGCAGCGGGACTTCGTCAAAGCGGCCCAGTACATGGGCGTCCCGCCGCGGCGCATCGTGTGGCGGCACCTGGTCCCCAACATTGGGTCGCTGCTGGTCCTGGACATCACCCGCGGCGTCACCGGGGCCATCCTGGCCGAAGTGGCGTTCTCCTTCATCGGCATCGGCATCAAGGTGCCGGATGTGAGCCTCGGCGTGCTGATTGGCGGCGCCACGTCCCAGGTCCAGACCTTCCCCTGGATGTTCTGGGTCCCGCTCACCGTGATGTTCCTGCTTACGGGGTCCCTGGCCATGATGAACGATGGCCTGCGCGACGCCTTCGACCCGAGCTCCAGTTCGGTTGGCCGGGCCAAAAAGAACAGCGCAGAGAAGATGAGCAAATGA
- a CDS encoding NAD(P)H-dependent oxidoreductase — translation MSKSTVLTLVGSLRAESTNQKLAEAIQLNAPEQVDVVIHESLGNIPFYNEDIDVEGQVPAAAAALRAAANDADTILLVTPEHNGTVPASLKNAIDWLSRPFGAGALSGKPTAVVGTAFGQFGGVWAQDEARKAVGIAGAQVLEDVKLAVPGSMVRFAELHPKDDAEVVEQIKGVFDALAAAKPAA, via the coding sequence ATGTCGAAGAGCACCGTCCTTACCCTTGTTGGCAGCCTCCGCGCCGAATCCACCAACCAGAAGCTCGCCGAAGCTATCCAGCTGAACGCTCCCGAGCAGGTTGACGTGGTCATCCACGAAAGCCTGGGCAACATCCCGTTCTATAACGAGGACATCGACGTCGAGGGCCAGGTTCCCGCCGCGGCCGCCGCCCTCCGCGCAGCCGCCAACGATGCCGACACCATTCTCCTGGTGACCCCGGAGCACAACGGCACCGTGCCCGCATCGCTGAAGAACGCCATCGACTGGCTGTCCCGCCCCTTCGGTGCCGGCGCCCTCTCCGGCAAGCCCACCGCCGTCGTCGGTACCGCATTTGGCCAGTTCGGTGGCGTGTGGGCACAGGACGAGGCCCGCAAGGCAGTGGGCATTGCCGGCGCCCAGGTGCTCGAGGACGTCAAGCTGGCCGTCCCGGGCTCCATGGTCCGCTTTGCCGAGCTGCACCCGAAGGACGATGCCGAGGTAGTGGAGCAGATCAAGGGCGTCTTCGACGCACTCGCCGCCGCAAAGCCGGCAGCGTAA
- a CDS encoding TetR/AcrR family transcriptional regulator: MSFIPLLPGSLSGPPAERSDAARNRERLLGAARELIAECGPDALTMDRLAERAGVGKGTVFRRFGSRAGLMMTLLSDSEAAFQARFMFGPPPLGPGAPGLERLIAFGAERIAYVMEHGDLARAAEASAHSRYEVPAVKLWQRHIELLLREEGMDADPLLMAMSLTATLDPDRLLHAVRVHGLAPERLTDSWRELVTRVVRGR; this comes from the coding sequence GTGAGCTTTATCCCGCTGCTGCCCGGTTCGCTCTCCGGCCCGCCCGCTGAGCGCAGTGATGCTGCCCGGAATCGTGAGCGGCTGTTGGGCGCGGCGCGGGAGCTGATTGCCGAGTGTGGCCCGGACGCCCTGACCATGGACCGGCTGGCCGAGCGCGCCGGCGTGGGCAAGGGCACCGTCTTCCGCCGGTTCGGCAGCCGCGCCGGGCTGATGATGACGCTGCTGAGCGATTCCGAGGCCGCCTTCCAGGCCCGCTTTATGTTCGGCCCGCCGCCCTTGGGGCCGGGCGCCCCGGGCCTGGAGCGGCTGATCGCCTTCGGTGCGGAGCGGATCGCCTATGTGATGGAGCACGGGGACCTGGCGAGGGCGGCCGAGGCTTCGGCCCACAGCCGCTATGAGGTCCCGGCAGTCAAGCTGTGGCAGCGCCACATCGAGCTCCTCCTCCGGGAGGAGGGCATGGACGCGGACCCGCTGCTGATGGCCATGTCCCTGACCGCAACACTGGATCCGGACCGGCTCCTGCACGCCGTCCGCGTCCACGGCCTGGCGCCCGAGCGGCTGACGGACTCCTGGCGGGAACTTGTCACGCGGGTGGTCCGCGGGCGGTAG
- a CDS encoding GerMN domain-containing protein has translation MERGADMAGRRSAGKLMATAAALTLPLWLGCCAPTSNPSAGSSVAPGATTIEHSDRVQPPLVPVPQPQAPPPVTAVPAETTGPSAASSPEPSGHASGGTPGTPGQGSGTTPSSGTASPGTAAPGAAAAPGTTTALGASPSPAPESSAPPPVQPAPGQSGGSQTVTAYYVLLDDGGAGGVRFGCNDSLAGVRRTMAGSTEPLANAMRALLDNATEPAPGLYNSLSGSTLTFLSGTFDGTAVTVYLSGSIRPAGVCDVPRIEAQLTQTAVASVGAIRAEVYVNGVRLAEALRLQ, from the coding sequence ATGGAACGCGGTGCGGACATGGCAGGCAGGCGGAGCGCCGGAAAGCTGATGGCGACGGCGGCAGCACTTACGCTTCCGCTGTGGCTGGGATGCTGCGCCCCCACCTCCAACCCGTCTGCCGGGAGCAGCGTCGCACCCGGCGCAACCACCATTGAACACTCGGACCGCGTCCAGCCGCCGTTGGTTCCAGTTCCCCAGCCGCAGGCACCCCCGCCGGTCACCGCTGTGCCCGCCGAAACCACCGGCCCGTCCGCCGCTTCGTCCCCCGAGCCCTCGGGCCACGCCTCCGGCGGGACGCCCGGAACACCCGGGCAGGGCTCCGGCACCACTCCCTCGTCCGGAACGGCTTCGCCCGGAACTGCCGCGCCGGGAGCCGCCGCGGCACCCGGTACAACTACTGCCTTGGGAGCGAGCCCCTCGCCGGCCCCCGAGTCCTCGGCCCCGCCCCCGGTCCAGCCGGCCCCTGGCCAGTCCGGCGGATCCCAGACGGTGACCGCCTACTACGTGCTGCTCGACGACGGCGGGGCGGGAGGTGTGCGCTTTGGCTGCAACGACAGCCTGGCCGGCGTCCGCCGCACCATGGCGGGCTCCACGGAACCGTTGGCCAACGCCATGCGCGCCCTGCTCGACAACGCCACAGAACCGGCCCCTGGCCTGTACAACTCCCTGTCCGGCTCAACCCTCACGTTCCTGTCCGGCACCTTCGACGGCACGGCCGTGACAGTCTACCTGTCCGGCTCGATCCGCCCGGCGGGGGTGTGCGACGTCCCGCGCATCGAGGCCCAACTCACGCAGACTGCCGTCGCGTCGGTGGGCGCCATCCGCGCCGAGGTCTACGTCAACGGCGTGAGGCTCGCCGAGGCACTACGCCTCCAGTAG
- a CDS encoding phosphatase PAP2 family protein translates to MDQTAIQSRNLAARWLTEVFQPPVVVTLQLLVSPVVEAGFPGTIGYGALAALFVCVLPLVVLLGLVRLGKVTDHHVSNRKQRAPVLLMALASVTAGLVVLQAAGAPRSVMVMVLAIVGGIVVLAAVSPFWKISGHAAAVSSAAVISVLMLGPAWLPLLLLVPAVGWSRVVLRAHTLAQVVAGSLFGGLVIAGLWWLLRGWLL, encoded by the coding sequence GTGGACCAAACCGCCATTCAGTCCAGGAACCTGGCCGCCCGATGGCTGACAGAGGTGTTCCAGCCGCCGGTGGTGGTGACGCTTCAGCTCCTGGTCAGCCCTGTGGTGGAGGCCGGATTCCCAGGCACCATCGGCTATGGAGCCTTGGCCGCGCTGTTTGTGTGCGTACTGCCGCTCGTTGTGCTCCTGGGGCTCGTAAGGCTGGGCAAGGTCACGGACCACCACGTCAGCAACCGCAAACAGCGGGCACCCGTACTGCTCATGGCACTGGCGTCCGTGACCGCCGGCCTGGTGGTGCTGCAAGCCGCCGGTGCGCCGCGAAGCGTGATGGTCATGGTGCTGGCCATCGTCGGCGGCATCGTTGTGCTGGCCGCCGTGAGCCCCTTCTGGAAGATCAGCGGCCACGCGGCGGCGGTGTCGTCGGCCGCAGTTATTTCCGTCCTGATGCTCGGTCCGGCCTGGCTGCCGTTACTCCTGCTGGTTCCCGCCGTCGGCTGGTCCCGGGTGGTGCTCCGCGCGCACACCCTGGCGCAGGTGGTGGCCGGGTCGCTGTTCGGCGGCCTGGTGATAGCCGGCCTGTGGTGGCTTTTGCGCGGCTGGCTCCTTTAG
- a CDS encoding ABC transporter ATP-binding protein, giving the protein MSTFLEPADPAPTAAERLHIAGLHSPSDAVLSVRDLNISFNSENGAVHAVRGVNFDLMPGKTLGIVGESGSGKSVTSLAIMGLLPATAEISGSVRLKGKELLGLSDKAMCAYRGNDIAMVFQDPLSSLTPVYTVGTQITEALTIHNPGMSKAAKETRAVELLAMVGIPSPRNRLRAFPHEFSGGMRQRVMIAIAIANNPRVLIADEPTTALDVTIQAQVLEVLHTAQEETGAAVVMITHDLGVVAGIADDIMVMYAGKPVETGSVDDIYYDPRMPYTMGLLGAVPRVDVAEKSSLVPIDGIPPNLLHTPTGCSFAPRCPLVTDACLDGEPALSPVPGTGYHQAACIKSGSLGGDVDVHEIFSAPPVPVSRFDLIPRGDRSTVLELKDVRKHFPLTKGALLKRRIGTVKAVDGLSFDIREGECFSIVGESGSGKTTTLLEIMEFHKDQDGEVIIGGISNKQAADAKTKSAMRKEMQMVFQDPTGALDPRFTVYEVLAEPLQNAGLDKRAIKKRIMELMNLVGLQPDHVNRFPNQFSGGQRQRVGIARALAVNPKLVVLDEPVSALDVSVQAGVINLLDKLRAELGLSYLMVAHDLSVVRHISNRVAVMYLGKIVEIGEVDRVFDNPRHPYTRALLSAIPVPDPQFERTRERIILQGDLPSPLDAPKGCNFATRCPVFAALPAAKQEHCLTLEPPLVAVQPSAAVEILEAGPAPTPDQQFACFFPDGELDEHMLVVHETAEPHAP; this is encoded by the coding sequence ATGAGCACCTTCCTTGAGCCGGCTGACCCGGCCCCCACAGCGGCCGAGCGGCTCCACATCGCCGGTCTCCACTCGCCGTCGGACGCTGTCCTGTCCGTCCGGGACCTGAACATCAGCTTCAACTCCGAAAACGGAGCTGTGCATGCCGTCCGGGGCGTCAACTTCGACCTCATGCCCGGCAAAACGCTGGGAATCGTGGGGGAGTCCGGGTCCGGCAAGTCGGTGACATCGCTGGCCATCATGGGCCTGCTGCCCGCCACTGCCGAGATCTCCGGCTCGGTCAGGCTCAAGGGCAAGGAACTGCTGGGCCTCAGCGACAAGGCCATGTGTGCGTACCGCGGCAACGACATCGCCATGGTGTTCCAGGACCCGCTGTCCTCCCTCACGCCGGTGTACACGGTCGGAACCCAGATCACCGAGGCCCTCACCATCCACAACCCGGGCATGAGCAAGGCGGCGAAGGAAACCCGCGCCGTCGAACTCCTGGCAATGGTGGGCATTCCCAGCCCCCGGAACAGGCTTAGGGCTTTTCCGCACGAGTTCTCCGGCGGCATGCGCCAGCGCGTGATGATCGCCATCGCCATCGCCAACAACCCGCGCGTGCTGATCGCGGATGAGCCGACGACGGCACTGGACGTCACCATCCAGGCCCAGGTGCTGGAGGTGCTGCATACGGCGCAGGAGGAAACGGGCGCCGCCGTCGTGATGATCACGCACGATCTGGGCGTGGTGGCGGGCATCGCCGACGACATCATGGTGATGTACGCCGGCAAGCCGGTGGAAACCGGCAGCGTGGATGACATCTATTACGATCCCCGGATGCCCTACACGATGGGCCTGCTCGGGGCGGTGCCACGCGTGGACGTCGCGGAGAAATCCTCGCTGGTCCCCATCGACGGCATCCCGCCGAACCTCCTGCACACCCCCACCGGCTGCTCCTTCGCGCCGCGGTGCCCGCTGGTGACCGATGCCTGCCTGGACGGCGAGCCCGCTTTGAGTCCGGTTCCGGGGACTGGCTACCACCAGGCGGCCTGCATCAAGTCCGGTTCCCTCGGCGGGGACGTGGATGTCCACGAGATCTTTTCCGCCCCGCCGGTCCCGGTCTCGCGCTTTGACCTCATCCCCCGCGGGGACCGCTCAACCGTGCTGGAACTCAAGGATGTCCGCAAACACTTTCCGCTGACCAAGGGTGCCCTGCTCAAGCGGCGCATCGGCACCGTGAAGGCCGTGGACGGCCTGAGCTTCGACATCCGCGAAGGCGAGTGCTTCTCCATTGTGGGCGAGTCCGGTTCGGGCAAAACCACCACCCTGCTGGAAATCATGGAGTTCCATAAAGACCAGGACGGCGAGGTGATCATCGGCGGCATCAGCAACAAGCAGGCCGCCGACGCCAAGACCAAAAGCGCCATGCGCAAGGAAATGCAGATGGTTTTCCAGGATCCCACCGGCGCCCTGGACCCCCGCTTCACCGTCTACGAGGTCCTGGCCGAACCGCTCCAGAACGCCGGCCTGGATAAGAGGGCCATCAAGAAACGCATCATGGAACTGATGAATCTGGTGGGCCTGCAGCCGGACCATGTCAACCGGTTCCCCAACCAGTTCTCCGGCGGCCAGCGGCAGCGCGTGGGCATCGCCCGGGCACTGGCCGTGAACCCCAAATTGGTGGTCTTGGACGAGCCCGTGTCCGCACTGGATGTCTCGGTCCAGGCCGGCGTCATCAACCTCCTGGACAAGCTCCGCGCCGAGCTGGGCCTGAGCTACCTGATGGTGGCCCACGATCTGTCCGTGGTCCGCCACATCTCCAACCGGGTGGCGGTGATGTACCTGGGGAAGATCGTGGAGATCGGGGAGGTGGACCGGGTTTTCGACAACCCCCGCCACCCGTATACCCGCGCGCTGCTGTCCGCGATCCCTGTCCCAGACCCGCAGTTCGAGCGCACTCGGGAGCGGATCATCCTGCAAGGGGACCTGCCGTCTCCGCTGGATGCCCCGAAGGGCTGCAACTTCGCCACCCGCTGCCCCGTCTTCGCGGCGCTTCCCGCTGCGAAACAGGAGCATTGCCTGACCCTGGAGCCTCCGCTCGTGGCCGTGCAGCCTTCCGCTGCCGTGGAGATTTTGGAGGCCGGCCCGGCGCCTACACCGGATCAGCAGTTCGCCTGCTTCTTCCCGGATGGTGAACTGGACGAGCACATGCTGGTGGTCCACGAAACGGCGGAACCCCATGCACCCTAG
- a CDS encoding PLP-dependent aminotransferase family protein yields the protein MSHETLDAGAVQLPAEAIDAIERAATSAHRAAHPHEALFSERAANIKQSAVRDVFDISMRPGLVSLAGGSPYLQSLPLERLAATAASIIANEGLTALQYGGGQGTEELRTQICEVMAAEGILDAVPENVVITAGSQSAQDVATKVFCNPGDVVLVENPTYVGALNTFEAYQVEVATVEMDDDGLVPELLEARIAALQTAGKNIKFLYTIPNFNNPSGITLAGERRQRVVDICRNANILVLEDNPYGLLRYNGTPLEPLRAANPADVIYMGSFSKIFAPGLRIGWALVPEHLQRRYYLASESVTLCPPTLNQMLVSAYLRDYDWKGQIETYRDLYAERCTAMLAALDEYMPAGTSWTSPEGGFFVWVTLPAGVDTYPLLQKAIEAGVVFIPGAAFTPSDSPSNKLRLAFSAVPPNAIKEGVRRLAPVLREALAAL from the coding sequence GTGAGCCACGAAACACTTGATGCCGGCGCAGTGCAGCTACCGGCCGAAGCCATTGATGCCATCGAGCGCGCGGCCACGTCCGCCCACCGCGCCGCCCATCCCCACGAGGCGCTGTTTTCGGAGCGCGCAGCCAACATTAAGCAGTCAGCGGTGCGGGACGTTTTCGACATTTCGATGCGCCCCGGACTGGTGTCCCTTGCCGGGGGCAGTCCGTACCTGCAATCCCTTCCGCTTGAGCGGCTGGCCGCCACGGCGGCAAGCATCATCGCCAACGAAGGGCTCACGGCCCTGCAGTACGGCGGCGGGCAGGGCACGGAAGAACTGCGCACCCAGATCTGCGAGGTGATGGCGGCAGAAGGAATCCTGGACGCGGTCCCGGAGAATGTGGTGATCACCGCAGGCTCCCAGTCGGCCCAGGATGTGGCCACCAAGGTCTTCTGCAACCCGGGCGACGTGGTGCTGGTCGAGAACCCCACCTACGTGGGTGCCCTCAATACGTTTGAGGCATACCAGGTGGAGGTGGCCACCGTGGAAATGGACGACGACGGCCTGGTGCCTGAGCTGCTGGAGGCCCGGATCGCCGCCCTCCAGACAGCCGGGAAGAACATTAAGTTCCTCTACACCATCCCCAACTTCAACAACCCCTCAGGAATCACCCTGGCCGGGGAACGCCGCCAGCGGGTTGTTGATATATGCCGGAACGCGAATATTCTCGTGCTGGAAGACAACCCGTATGGGCTCCTCCGGTACAACGGGACACCGCTGGAACCGCTCCGCGCGGCCAACCCCGCCGATGTCATCTACATGGGATCGTTCTCCAAGATCTTCGCCCCTGGTCTCCGCATCGGCTGGGCATTGGTCCCGGAGCACCTCCAGCGGCGCTACTACCTGGCATCCGAATCTGTGACGCTGTGCCCGCCGACGCTGAACCAGATGCTGGTGTCCGCCTACCTCAGGGACTATGACTGGAAGGGCCAGATCGAGACCTACCGGGATCTGTACGCCGAACGATGCACGGCGATGTTGGCCGCCCTGGACGAATACATGCCAGCCGGCACCAGCTGGACAAGCCCGGAAGGCGGCTTCTTCGTCTGGGTCACGCTGCCGGCAGGCGTGGATACCTATCCCCTGCTGCAGAAGGCGATCGAAGCCGGTGTTGTCTTTATCCCCGGGGCTGCCTTCACTCCGTCCGATTCGCCGTCCAATAAGCTGCGGCTGGCGTTCAGCGCGGTGCCGCCCAACGCCATCAAGGAAGGCGTCCGCCGTTTGGCCCCGGTACTGCGCGAAGCCCTTGCAGCGCTGTAA